The Armatimonadota bacterium genome has a segment encoding these proteins:
- a CDS encoding four helix bundle protein, protein MSLTGYQDLVAWQKAMDMVVAAYALAQRFPKTEVYGLVSQLQRSSVSVPANIAEGRSRRRTKEFLHHLDIAYGSLGETETHIHLALRLGFVSVEETTAFFALSSEVGRLLNGLLNSLTAKADDAPSEIGA, encoded by the coding sequence ATGAGCCTGACCGGCTACCAGGACCTTGTGGCCTGGCAGAAGGCAATGGATATGGTCGTTGCCGCCTACGCGTTGGCACAACGATTTCCGAAGACCGAGGTCTATGGTCTCGTAAGCCAACTGCAGCGATCCTCCGTTTCGGTGCCCGCCAATATCGCCGAAGGGCGCTCGCGCCGGAGAACCAAGGAGTTCCTTCACCACCTGGACATTGCCTATGGCTCCCTGGGCGAAACTGAGACGCATATCCATCTGGCGCTTCGGCTCGGCTTCGTTTCGGTGGAAGAGACAACCGCTTTCTTTGCGCTGTCCTCGGAGGTTGGCCGCCTTCTTAATGGACTGCTCAACTCCCTGACCGCGAAAGCCGATGACGCCCCTTCTGAAATCGGGGCCTGA
- a CDS encoding site-specific DNA-methyltransferase, whose amino-acid sequence MDCPDRLLFGDNLALMREMAADEGVAGRVNLVYMDPPFNTGGTFYVGGSSGGRGTTETVAYRDRRGLNEYLAFMRERIEALKPLLAPRASVFLHADARAIHYLKVLMDEVFGLDAFVNEIIWHYRSGGTARKRYSAKHDTILWYAPCGEPAFNREAVSTLERGDRRNHMKRTVNAAGETVRTIRSNGKTYEYPAEGGAPPDDVWDDISHLNQRDPERTGYATQKPLALLERIIAGSSSPGDLVLDPFCGSGTTLVAAQRLGRRWIGIDASEAAIEVCKHRVSSSGTQNSELGTRNSELETG is encoded by the coding sequence TTGGACTGCCCCGACCGCCTGCTGTTCGGCGACAACCTGGCGCTGATGCGGGAGATGGCGGCGGACGAGGGTGTTGCGGGACGGGTCAATCTGGTCTATATGGACCCGCCATTCAACACGGGCGGCACCTTCTATGTCGGCGGATCGAGCGGTGGGCGCGGGACAACGGAAACGGTGGCGTATCGCGACCGACGCGGCCTGAACGAGTACCTGGCATTCATGCGGGAGAGGATCGAGGCGCTGAAGCCGCTGCTGGCGCCGCGAGCGAGCGTGTTCCTGCACGCCGATGCGCGCGCGATCCACTACCTGAAGGTGCTGATGGATGAGGTGTTCGGATTGGACGCGTTCGTGAACGAGATCATCTGGCACTACCGGAGCGGCGGGACGGCGCGGAAGCGGTATTCGGCGAAGCACGACACGATCCTGTGGTACGCACCGTGCGGCGAGCCGGCCTTCAACCGAGAGGCCGTCTCGACGCTGGAACGCGGTGACCGGCGCAATCATATGAAGCGGACGGTGAACGCGGCAGGGGAAACCGTGCGGACGATCCGCTCGAACGGGAAGACGTATGAATACCCGGCCGAGGGCGGGGCGCCGCCGGACGACGTTTGGGACGACATCAGCCATCTGAACCAGCGCGACCCGGAGCGGACGGGATATGCGACGCAGAAGCCGCTGGCGCTGCTGGAGCGGATCATTGCCGGCAGCAGCAGCCCGGGCGACCTGGTGCTGGACCCGTTCTGCGGAAGCGGCACAACGCTGGTGGCAGCGCAGCGCCTTGGCAGACGGTGGATCGGGATAGACGCGAGCGAAGCGGCGATAGAAGTGTGTAAGCACCGAGTTTCGAGTTCCGGGACTCAAAACTCGGAACTCGGAACTCGGAACTCGGAACTCGAAACTGGATAG
- a CDS encoding PEP-CTERM sorting domain-containing protein, whose translation MHRVTTGTACAFALGIMAFGFLARPASAGLVEVGVGYADGIRPDPTSPFPSPWRGDPGIHFLGQADASATFDCGVVCIKNVGTTNVVLDPGIKVDSFQNGASFQLWDGMIGAGLTIAPGEQALLAQTSMYDFDTSDQTNGTQTSPDSAHPVIHASFDGGATTASYVDSAQVLNTGGFDLASYINPATGVAYNENLRCRPIGTTGISDPFGNNVPEPGTMSLLLGGIPALGLVFRRRK comes from the coding sequence ATGCATAGAGTCACGACTGGAACCGCGTGCGCATTCGCGCTTGGTATCATGGCGTTCGGGTTCCTTGCGCGCCCCGCTTCGGCGGGACTGGTGGAGGTCGGTGTCGGCTACGCGGACGGTATCCGCCCCGATCCCACTTCGCCGTTCCCGTCACCCTGGCGGGGCGATCCCGGCATTCATTTTCTAGGGCAGGCGGATGCCTCCGCCACGTTCGATTGCGGAGTGGTCTGCATCAAGAACGTGGGGACAACCAACGTGGTTCTGGACCCCGGCATTAAGGTCGACAGCTTCCAGAACGGCGCCTCGTTTCAGTTGTGGGATGGGATGATCGGCGCGGGTCTGACCATCGCTCCAGGCGAACAGGCCCTTCTGGCGCAGACGTCGATGTATGATTTCGACACCAGCGACCAGACGAACGGGACTCAGACGAGTCCTGACAGCGCGCACCCGGTGATTCACGCGTCCTTCGACGGCGGCGCCACCACGGCATCGTACGTCGATTCCGCCCAGGTTTTGAACACCGGCGGATTTGACCTTGCTTCCTACATCAATCCGGCGACCGGCGTGGCCTACAACGAGAACCTGCGCTGCCGGCCGATCGGCACCACCGGCATTAGCGACCCGTTTGGAAACAATGTGCCGGAGCCCGGCACAATGAGCCTCCTCCTTGGGGGTATCCCGGCGCTGGGACTCGTGTTCCGCCGCCGCAAGTAA
- a CDS encoding dihydroorotate dehydrogenase electron transfer subunit → MSPNRFQGRYEILRNEEIAPEHYVMRVSAPEIAAAARPGQFLHVLVAPEPAPLLRRPISISRVDSSAGWVEMIYRVVGEGTGILSRTRPGVALDVMGPLGSPFRLAGTGRHILVGGGVGIPPMLFLAENLKRIRETDRALKYPSGGPSDDGIAVLLGGRTAGHILCNDDFAAIGITPQISTDDGSAGRHGLVTDILREALSDGAPATFYACGPIPMLRAVAHTAREFNRPCQVSFEARMGCGVGACLSCVIPTSAGYQRVCTEGPAFDAEAVDWSGDLDVM, encoded by the coding sequence ATGAGCCCCAACCGCTTCCAGGGCCGGTACGAGATCCTGCGTAACGAGGAGATTGCGCCGGAGCACTACGTCATGCGGGTTTCGGCGCCGGAGATCGCGGCGGCGGCCCGGCCCGGCCAGTTCCTCCATGTGCTGGTGGCGCCCGAACCCGCGCCGCTGCTGCGCCGGCCCATTTCCATCAGCCGTGTTGACTCTAGTGCCGGCTGGGTGGAGATGATCTACCGGGTGGTGGGTGAAGGGACAGGGATCCTGTCGCGCACCCGGCCCGGCGTGGCCCTTGACGTGATGGGGCCCCTGGGGTCGCCATTTCGGTTGGCAGGGACGGGCCGGCACATCCTCGTCGGCGGCGGGGTCGGCATTCCGCCGATGCTGTTCCTGGCGGAAAACCTCAAGCGTATTCGCGAAACGGACCGGGCTCTGAAGTACCCGTCTGGAGGGCCTTCTGACGACGGGATAGCCGTTCTCCTCGGGGGGCGCACGGCGGGCCACATCCTCTGCAACGACGACTTCGCGGCCATCGGCATCACGCCCCAGATCAGCACGGATGACGGTTCGGCAGGGCGGCATGGCCTGGTGACCGACATCCTGAGAGAAGCGCTTTCGGATGGCGCGCCGGCGACGTTCTACGCGTGCGGCCCGATCCCCATGCTCCGCGCCGTGGCCCACACGGCCCGTGAGTTCAACCGCCCGTGCCAGGTCTCATTTGAGGCGCGGATGGGGTGCGGCGTCGGCGCGTGCCTGAGCTGCGTCATCCCGACATCCGCGGGCTACCAGCGCGTCTGCACCGAAGGCCCCGCCTTCGACGCCGAAGCCGTGGACTGGAGCGGGGACCTGGACGTGATGTGA
- the carA gene encoding glutamine-hydrolyzing carbamoyl-phosphate synthase small subunit yields the protein MKALLVLEDGMVWEGTGIGMPGTSLGEVVFNTSMTGYQEMLTDPSYAGQILTLTYPLIGNYGVTDLDDESLAVQVSGLIVRELAEVPSNWRSAGTLQDYLTRTGVVGLQGVDTRALARHLRTAGVMMGAVSTEYSAEELVAQIKVAPNYGTFDFVKDRSVKVATPWTGGIGDDPVRAKWLKREGRAPHKVALLDLGVKHNIMRTLADLGCEVTAWPCDSAAEAVLETIPDGIVVSPGPGDPAQLGYLVKTVKAFAESGKPVLGICLGHQLLGYAFGGRTFKLPFGHRGANHPVKDLATGRVSITSQNHGYAVDAAGLEGSGLEVSRLNLNDNTVEGLRHRELPVFSIQYHPEASPGPRDSMGLFEEFVSMLEEHPASSIQHSGPEAKP from the coding sequence ATGAAGGCGTTACTTGTACTAGAGGACGGGATGGTTTGGGAAGGGACCGGCATCGGTATGCCGGGCACTTCGCTGGGCGAGGTTGTGTTCAACACGAGCATGACCGGCTATCAGGAGATGCTGACCGATCCCTCGTATGCCGGGCAGATTCTGACGTTGACGTATCCCCTGATCGGGAACTACGGCGTAACGGACCTGGACGACGAATCGCTGGCGGTGCAGGTGTCCGGGTTGATCGTCCGCGAACTGGCGGAAGTGCCGAGCAACTGGCGGAGCGCGGGCACGCTGCAGGATTATCTCACCAGGACCGGGGTCGTGGGCCTGCAGGGCGTGGACACGCGGGCGCTGGCCCGGCACCTGCGGACCGCCGGCGTGATGATGGGAGCCGTTTCCACGGAGTATTCGGCGGAGGAGTTGGTGGCGCAGATCAAAGTCGCGCCCAATTACGGCACGTTCGATTTCGTGAAGGACCGCAGCGTGAAGGTCGCGACGCCGTGGACCGGCGGCATCGGCGACGATCCGGTGCGCGCCAAGTGGCTTAAGCGCGAAGGACGAGCACCGCACAAAGTCGCGCTCCTGGACCTGGGCGTGAAGCACAACATCATGCGGACCCTGGCCGATCTGGGGTGCGAGGTGACCGCCTGGCCGTGCGACAGCGCCGCCGAGGCGGTGCTCGAGACCATACCGGATGGCATCGTGGTTTCACCCGGCCCCGGCGATCCGGCGCAGCTCGGGTACCTGGTCAAGACCGTGAAAGCCTTCGCGGAGAGCGGCAAGCCGGTTCTGGGAATCTGCCTGGGACACCAACTGCTGGGCTATGCGTTCGGCGGTCGCACGTTCAAACTCCCGTTCGGCCACCGCGGGGCGAACCACCCGGTGAAAGACCTGGCGACGGGGCGCGTGAGCATCACGAGCCAGAACCACGGTTATGCGGTGGACGCTGCCGGGCTGGAGGGAAGCGGACTGGAGGTGAGCCGGCTGAACCTGAACGACAACACGGTCGAGGGGCTGAGGCACCGGGAGCTTCCCGTTTTCAGCATCCAGTACCACCCCGAAGCCAGCCCGGGGCCGCGCGACAGCATGGGGCTTTTTGAGGAATTCGTTTCAATGCTGGAAGAGCATCCAGCATCCAGCATCCAGCATTCAGGCCCGGAGGCCAAGCCATGA
- a CDS encoding radical SAM protein, whose product MTEQATLEAASDNLQPILTKVLTESIEKHIPFNIIFELTYRCNLRCKHCYIPEPSRHMRELTTEEVFQTLDDLAALQGFYITYTGGEIFLRPDFFKIAHYGKSLGFAQKFFTNGTLLTPNLCDRIATAKPVSVEISIYGVNNDTHDFVTKAKGSHRKSMEGIKWLVERGVRTKAKMPLMYHSFDEFKELLAECEQLGVELSMDHSIAPMDDGTTDVLGLRITNDQLYQIFTDKTIMPKGDLPSSPAQICEAGRNTGSISPMGDVFPCLQLPIKAGNVRERSLKDIWNDSQIMRDLRGLQVNDLKQCPTCSLQAYCNRCAGMALLEDGDYLGCSSRARQVATIRQQIALEKQTGRTDMPLASFPQPPMSRTPTATGAGLLQIARPWKTPGNTVHSPE is encoded by the coding sequence ATGACCGAACAAGCCACACTCGAGGCCGCAAGTGACAACCTTCAGCCCATCCTGACAAAGGTTCTCACCGAGAGCATCGAGAAACATATTCCGTTCAACATCATCTTCGAACTGACGTACCGCTGTAACCTGCGATGCAAACACTGCTATATTCCCGAGCCCAGCCGCCACATGCGCGAACTGACCACCGAGGAGGTCTTCCAGACCCTCGATGACCTCGCGGCGCTTCAGGGCTTCTACATCACGTACACCGGCGGCGAGATCTTCCTTCGCCCGGACTTCTTCAAAATCGCCCATTACGGCAAGTCCCTCGGTTTTGCCCAGAAGTTCTTCACGAACGGCACGCTCCTCACGCCCAACCTCTGCGATCGCATCGCCACGGCCAAGCCGGTATCGGTCGAGATCAGCATCTACGGCGTCAACAACGATACCCACGACTTCGTGACCAAGGCTAAGGGCAGCCACCGCAAGAGCATGGAAGGCATCAAATGGCTGGTGGAGCGCGGCGTGCGCACCAAGGCTAAAATGCCGCTGATGTATCATTCTTTCGACGAGTTCAAGGAACTCCTGGCGGAATGTGAGCAGCTGGGCGTGGAGCTCAGCATGGACCACAGCATCGCGCCCATGGACGACGGCACCACGGACGTCCTGGGGCTGCGCATCACAAACGACCAGTTGTACCAGATATTCACCGACAAGACGATCATGCCGAAAGGCGACCTGCCCAGTTCCCCCGCCCAGATATGCGAGGCCGGCCGGAACACGGGCAGCATTTCCCCGATGGGCGACGTCTTCCCGTGCCTCCAATTGCCGATCAAGGCCGGCAACGTACGCGAACGCAGCCTGAAGGACATCTGGAACGACAGCCAGATCATGCGGGACCTCCGCGGCCTCCAGGTCAACGACCTCAAGCAGTGCCCAACCTGTTCGCTCCAGGCTTACTGCAACCGCTGCGCCGGCATGGCGCTGCTGGAAGACGGCGATTACCTCGGCTGCTCCTCCCGGGCGCGCCAGGTGGCCACCATACGCCAGCAGATCGCGCTGGAGAAGCAGACCGGTCGTACGGACATGCCGCTGGCTTCCTTCCCGCAGCCCCCGATGAGCCGCACGCCAACCGCCACCGGCGCGGGCCTCCTGCAGATCGCCCGCCCCTGGAAAACGCCGGGCAATACCGTTCACTCTCCCGAGTGA
- a CDS encoding alpha-galactosidase, translated as MQAVKIAVIGAGSRSFAPGIVRDIVLSQPLAERQVSIALMDTVPAHLVEIEAYARRLNAQLGRRISITSTTDLNAAVDGAAFVIAAIEVERYKYWAQDFHVPRKYGFRQVYGENGGPGGLFHALRNIGPTLEIARAMERLCPDAPLLNFTNPEHKLCEAVSRLTSIKAIGLCHGVFMGLHQMAAILGIPVEDVEGDACGINHFTWFQSIRDKRTGEDLYPRLRAAEREGDWLADWHEIGLARILFRRYGLWPSPAANHCGEYIGWADEFVASELQFFHDPADGKPWETGFEPEFVYSLSGDKTTRPWRKPTANVERLDDAPLERSGELAIPIIEALACGIERRLEAVNVPNHGAIPNLPHDMVVEAPADADASGLRPVKMAPLPEGIAAMLRVQGSIHELLVKAFAERSKQYLLQALLLDPTVHSYRAAVECMEEMLELQRELLPEMR; from the coding sequence ATGCAGGCAGTGAAGATCGCCGTGATCGGTGCGGGGAGCCGGAGTTTCGCTCCGGGTATCGTCCGGGATATCGTGCTGAGCCAGCCTCTGGCGGAGCGGCAGGTTTCCATCGCCCTGATGGACACCGTGCCCGCACACCTCGTTGAGATCGAGGCATACGCGCGGCGGCTCAACGCCCAGCTGGGCCGCCGGATTTCGATCACCTCAACCACCGACCTCAACGCCGCCGTGGATGGGGCGGCATTCGTGATCGCCGCCATCGAGGTCGAGCGCTACAAATACTGGGCCCAGGATTTCCACGTGCCGCGCAAGTACGGCTTCCGCCAGGTCTACGGCGAGAACGGCGGTCCGGGCGGCTTGTTCCACGCGCTCAGGAACATAGGCCCGACCCTCGAAATAGCACGCGCGATGGAGCGTTTGTGCCCGGACGCGCCGCTGCTGAACTTCACGAATCCGGAGCACAAACTCTGCGAGGCAGTGTCGCGGCTCACCTCCATCAAGGCGATCGGCCTTTGCCACGGCGTGTTCATGGGCCTCCACCAGATGGCCGCCATCCTGGGCATTCCTGTAGAGGACGTCGAAGGGGACGCCTGCGGGATCAATCACTTCACCTGGTTCCAGTCCATCCGCGACAAACGGACCGGCGAAGACCTTTATCCCCGCCTGCGGGCGGCGGAACGCGAGGGCGACTGGCTGGCGGACTGGCACGAGATCGGCCTGGCAAGGATCCTGTTCCGGCGATACGGGCTCTGGCCGTCGCCGGCCGCCAACCATTGCGGCGAATACATCGGCTGGGCGGACGAGTTCGTGGCGTCCGAGCTTCAATTCTTCCACGATCCCGCGGACGGGAAGCCATGGGAGACGGGCTTCGAACCGGAATTCGTCTATTCTTTGAGCGGCGACAAGACGACGCGGCCCTGGCGGAAGCCGACGGCGAATGTGGAACGACTGGACGACGCGCCGCTGGAGCGATCCGGGGAACTGGCGATACCCATCATCGAGGCGTTGGCTTGCGGAATTGAGCGGCGCCTCGAGGCCGTAAATGTGCCGAACCACGGCGCGATCCCAAACCTGCCGCACGATATGGTTGTGGAGGCGCCGGCCGATGCCGACGCGTCGGGGCTGCGCCCGGTGAAGATGGCGCCTCTGCCCGAGGGCATCGCCGCCATGCTGCGCGTGCAGGGCAGCATCCACGAACTGTTGGTCAAAGCGTTTGCCGAACGGTCGAAGCAATACCTTCTCCAGGCTTTGCTGCTCGATCCGACCGTTCACTCCTACCGCGCCGCGGTGGAGTGCATGGAGGAGATGCTCGAATTGCAGCGCGAGTTGCTGCCTGAAATGCGCTAG